ACCCAGAGCAAAGTGTTCCATCTCCTCTAACTTTAAAGACATGTTCTCAATTTGGACTgacttctttttaatttcttcctGGCCTGAAGTTACCTTATCCTTCTCAATTGCAGTTTCAGATTCTGCTATTATAACCCTTTTAACAAGAGCCTCCATCACATCTGTAACCATCTGCACAGACTTTAGCATTTCACCAGTATAAGCAGCATCTTTTGCATCCAGCGAGCCATGTTGCCTGCTAATTCCCACCCATGCTTCTTCTTCTGGACCATTGTATGGAGAAAGATCAATATTCTTAGACCAACCAGCCAAGGGTGTACCATTTTTGTCAACGAAACCTGCCCCTTCTAATCGTTCAATGCCACACGATGAATGGGCTAAATGTGGAATAGCCATGATTCGAGCCTTCGATTTCAAATAGGTTAACAATGTTGCCGTAGTTTTAACTCTTCGCCAAAGAACCTCCAACTCCTGCTTTGTATCTTCCTCAGACCCCTGTAAACAAGCCTTCACCTCCATTAGTTTTGCTTGCAAGATATCCACTCGGGACTGGCTTTGTTCCATCTCCTGCTTCCAAAGTTCATGTGTTTGGCTTAGCTGAAACTTCAAAGTTGACAAGTCAACATCATTCTCTGCTGCCATCCCCTGTTTAAAGTTATGCATAAATGAATACGAGAACTTCTATAACAGACTGCAAGAAGGATTTCATGGTATACTCGCAAAATAATAGTAGTAAGAATAATAATGCACAATATGAAGCTCCATCACAGTTGCATGCAACATGCCATCCAGCCCAAACCCACTAAGGgtgtttaagatattttattgggttttgagaaatgagagagaaacaaatttaatgaaatattataaagttaaaaaattgtttgaatataattttttaatattatttatattttgaaatttgaaaatgtagtatttttttgtgttttgtttgggagtttgagaaagttgtaatgattaggtaatgactagatgaaaaagttgaatttgaaattaaaaagtcttttttgtttgagtgatgtttgggaaggacaTATCTGAGAATATTTAAGAACAACTGTGTTGCCAAATGGGCCCTAATTGAAGCAGAAAAAAGGTCCTAATATGTTCAATACTACACATCAAAGTTTCCCTCTTGCAAATAAaggcatatattttttttttcttttcttggtcttgGTAGTATGCTCCCTCTAGGCCTAAGGTCCATCCTTGGGTGCAGACAATTTGTTGGTCCATCATATTGGGGTAATTcacccttgaattacccgaggtgcacttaTAGGAAACTCCTTGCTGAGGGCCTTTGCACTCAgggattagttgggactttGCTCCAGACACCCAATgccaactaaaaaaaaatattttaccatGGATGAATAAATCATGTGAAATTTTGCACTTATCCACTGAACACCTGCAGCCGCTTTAAGCAAACAATTCGTAACTCTTACATGCGACATTACAAAAACATTATCTACATATTTGTGATGCTTATAAGCTTCAAAATGACAGTATTCTGTGCCTTACTTATGAAAGTAATATAACTGTAACTAACACTTTTCTCTGCATACGGATAAAAACAACACCTCAATAACAAATATGGGCAGAAGGGGAAAAACGTTATAATCACACACAATGGCTGAAGAAACTGGTGACAATTAATACATGCCGCTTTAACCAGGGATTTAACCgattccgtgtagggaaacttccaaAGGTGCGGTGCAAGGGAGAGGTTTACTCTGCAGAGGTTGATCCGAAGGACCCTGCCTtagagaggttccccgacatcaaaatatatatatatatatatatatatatatagatctccACGACACCTCTTTGTATTACCCAAAACCCCAACAAATACTTTTAACCAATAACCACAGCTTCTATTCTTATAGTTATTAGTCTCACTTGATTATCTCCAATCAGCCCAAATTCATCATTCCCGCGTACATAATTGCTGGAATAAAAATTCAATGCAacgataaaaagaaaaactgaagcaGCAGAACTTCAAAGTtcctttcttgaaaaaaaaaaaaaaaaaaaaaaggcactagAAGAagtaatagtagtaaaaagaaAATCTGAAGCAGTCCTACTTCAAAGttccttttttgaaaaaataaaaaataaaaggagggAAAAGCATACCCAAATGGAAGCAAGCAAACCCAGATCAAGACGTTAAATCCATTTTACCAAGTGAATCCAACAAAAAGCAAAGTGATCACATGGGCACAAACAACGCCACTCGCATAACCCTAAAATACTGTTTACCCACcaacaaaattaattataaaagcaCATTGTGATCTATCAAACCCTAAACGTAATGCAAACAGACAAAACCCAAAATGtaaaactcacataaaaaaaaaaaaaaaaaaaaaaaaaaaaaaaaaaaaggagaacgAGACGGAAGGAAGCAATTAAGGACAAACCAGAGCTTGTGGATGGATTTCCTGAGAAGTAAAAGCTTTCTGTGACAGAAAGAAAAGGACACCTTGCGATTAGAGGAAAGGCCGAGATGGGGATTGGGTAGTGTTGGGGTTTGACGCCAGGAGATGATGATTTGGAGGTGGGGGTTGCGTTCGTCTTGATCTTGCAGGCGCTCTTGTGAaataaaagaggaaaaacaacaaaaatctgAGGGAAATGCAGTGGGGCTTGGCAGAAGCTTCTCTTCTTCTAATTTGTCTTCTTTTCCTACGTTTGGTCAAAGCGTAtggtctttccttttcttttttttcttttttttctttttaaatctttttgcttttacttttccCTATGTTCACTCTCCTCTTTTTCTCTagttgtcttttttatttaatttttttataatgaagtTTACTTTAAAAGTAGTAagaacaatttaaaaataagtagttaataatttaaaaaaaatttaattacaaatataattgtattaatatgtgtattaatttaatgtgattaattaaaaagtaaatttaattaaaaataatactaatttaaattttgaatataaaaaaatcagtattgatacacaaattaatacatgACTTTGCTTATACGTAATaaaactttaataattttactatAGGGTGATGATATGCTTACATCTCATTtactacttttttattatttaattaatttattttcattttattctttaaatttaaattaaaaatctcataacatgacattcttgtataatctaaaagaaaatatattcaatCAACTAATgtaatcatgtaatttaattaaaaataaattcacttttataaatattgactccgagtaaaaaaaatatcaatttttataaaatttaatttatttttaattaaattatatcattacATTGATTGATTGGATTGCATAATTACATGAGAAGtattataaacataaaaagatctcacaaaaataaactcacaagtcgatatatatttatatgatatgttatatatattttatagttaaattaattttacaatttaatataaCACATTAGATTacgtcaatttatatatttacttttataaaatctctttatagacaaaaaataaaaaataaaaccaatctaTTATTTGCAAGTGACTATACCCTCTTTTATTGTTCATCACTGAACTAATGCAACTctgaagaaatgattttttgtaAACCCTAATAATGTGAACAGTAATGTTTCCATTTTTAACACCAACATGTGAGTCCTTAACACATGGTTCAAAATCACGAGGGCTCCATTATACATCTTTCTACTTACAAATGGCGTGTACGCAATTACTACACAATTTTTAAGCAACTctattgaaatattattatttttttaatttaaataatttaaaaataagtaataactttcctacttttattatattatattatacaaaatgtgacactttgatttttttttttttttggagaaaacCTCATGGAAAATCTTATAATCTACACTATTATCCTACTCGGGCTTGTTTaaatagtaagatgagatgagatagttttagatgaaagttaaaaattaaataaaatattgttataacattattttaaaatattattattgttttaagatttgaaaaaagttaaattgagatttgaaaatattaaattatttattatattttatgtgaattttaaaaaattgtaatgatgggataaaataatttatgaatccAAACGACCGTATCTATTATGAGGAGATGTCCTAACTCATTAATCTTTGAATTTctctattaaaaatatgaatgatGGTTTGAGAATGATTAAAAGTATCATATTTTACGTAATAAAATACGGGTGATTTGTAGCGATGCTCAAAACAGTAAAAATTGATGTACATTACCTTTCTATTGTAGTAAAGTAAAAATGAGATATAAGTATGATATGTAtagtttttctttcaaaatagattaatattttaataaaaagtcgcataaaagttataaattggTTGCCTAGATATCATTTTTCCCATCTTAATCATTTCATCCGAATTTTCCATTTCTTCTCTTGGAAGGGGGGAATAATAGAAGTGTTTTTTTGGTATGATTTGGTACATGTCAtctcatttaaaaccaatgacGTTTTCACCTTTCATTGAAAGATGTAAAGTCTGTATTTTATAATTGATCAAAATCATAGATATTTACTGTATTTAGATATGCACTGTCAATGAGGATAGAAAAATAGTTATCGAGAGTTGGTCCCGACATGggtcttaatatttttttattattatttaatgattagaGATCCATTTTCTAATCACGttgtaaaaatttttttaaaaatatttaaagatagaaaaaaatttataaaaatagacgACTACTCGGACCCATCATCGGGCTACACTTCCAATAGGTGTAACACTACTCATGAGGATATATTTGTTGACATAACTTCCTTTCTTGGCAATGAGTTGCCTTCAAGATGCTAACTTTGGAACTCATTGAAGGAAGTTACTTTTCTTggtttttatctctttttcacttgagtaatgatatatataatttttacgtatttttattaaaaaagtaaaaattattattttaaaaaataattttttatgtgagttctaaatttatctattttttaaaaagagtatgcGGTGACTAcacattctaaaattaaaaatgaaaaaattttagacacaaaaagaattacataaaaataaatccacaaactgatatgatttaatgtggtacgtcagattgtaaagttacttttattacaaAGCATATCTAACAGATTCTATGAAActacatcagtttgtgagtttattttatgtaatctctttgtatatatagtatttttcaattaaaaatatcatttttctttttaaataccTCTTGTACGGCAATTAAGATTTACCAATGTTTTTAAACGCCACGTGCCCCTGCCATGTGAgaaaaatacataacaaaatccTCAAATTGTCCATGCTCTTGAAACCCTTACACTCCCGTATCTTTGCAACCATTCATTTCCCTCTCAAAAGTTCTGGTCCTCTCTTCATAAAGAGTTAAGGAAAGACTGcattgtatataaaaaatatattcatcatttattttttattatcttctcaTTATCTCATTATATATCATCATCTAATAATACATTATGAGATGATAAGAATtaagatgataaataatattattcttattgatcttattctttttctctctttgaaTGGTTagagtttgattgttttgcattACTCAACCTTTTGTAGATGTTCACCTCCATTTCAAGCAAAACATAATTGAGAAATAGGTTTCGTGGAGTACACACATGCCATTATAGGCATACGTCAACTTTCTTTCTCAACATCTTTTCAACCCCTAACCTTCTCCCTTACGCTGAGAACTACCCTTAACGTCTACTCTATTTAAGAATTGGAGAATGTcaaccatatcatattatctaGAGATTCAGTACTTTGGTTTTCTATTAGGGTCTTCAACATTCCTATagtttttaaagagaaataatatatacaagttttaaatgTACAAATCTCAAACAAACTTCTTATAAAAAAGTAGACTCCGTTatataaaaatgtgaaaaactaaCTTTTTCTTCATGAGACCCATATTTTTATGCAAGTCTTATGCATTTGGGACTTGTACCATTACTATTTTCTAAAAGATCACCCGACAATTTTTGTAATGGACTAACAAACAAGCAAAGTTCAAGGTGACGAATTCGTGGTCAAAATTGTAATCTTTGGTCAAGAAAACATTGTATTGTTAAAGATATAATCGGTTTGGTCCGGCCAGTCTTGAAGGAGAATTTCGAACTAAACCAATTCTTTCAATTCAAAAAagtttggaccggaccgaactgcTTTGATTTGGTCCAATTGATCTTATCAggatattttgataatttttttaagcttttgacaacaaatcatataaaataagaaaaataataattaagtgaTGATTTAATCTAAATTGTctaacttaatatatatttaactaattaagtattttaattgagtataataaattaataatattaatagtatgtGCATTATCAACATTCAACAATTAATAGTTAATACCCTGTCTTAAAATTCTTAAccttttgtattttatataatctaagcataaataattaagtttgaagaaaattacataattacttgtttttcaatttgaatataactacataaaaaatgataaaatatcatataaaaaattatttaaaattttatatattaaattcgGGGATGAAAATATCTCATTCCGAGAATGGACCAAAAACCGAATTTCCTCGCTTTCTTTGAGCGAGACTGACCAATTTCTTAATTTGATCTAGTCTGAACCAACTGAAACCAATTAGTCCAATCAATTTTTTTCGGCCCGAATGAAAAACCTTACAACCCTAGCTAGGTATCGTAaccattttatttgtttatgacTTCCCCCcgtatatttattttagaaCTTCTTCTAATCAATATTGTATTGGATTGTATTGGAGAGTTTGTAGGGGTTTCGGCAATATTTTTAGAATCATTTTACTTACAAGTATGGGTGTCAAATCATATTAACgagtcgtgttcgtgtcgtgtcaaaatatacatattatactatataaattAATCCTAAACCGATCTATTAATCTTATTGTGTCAAAATcttaaaccctaacacgacccattaacataacgtgtcgtatcgtgtcaacccgttttgacccattagtaaatattacgaaataagtTAATACGATATAATAAAACccgtttcaaaatatttatgtaaatagattgaatatgtccgaaattaacctgaaattaacctgtttgacctagtaaatttagtataattttatataaatgttaaaatcacaatatttataaaaattataaaactaactacaagtccaaaattacaatccaaacaataaaaatatcaaaattaaaattctaacaattttacttttaggtataaggttATAATTGTAATGTTAGCTTTATTAACGTGTCatacgggttaacccgttacaACCTGTTAAGTAATCGtctcttaacgggtcaacctgttttgactcAAATCTGTTAAGATTAAACTCAAACCTACTATTATCGTATCATGTTCGTGTTAAGTTAACAGGTCGTATAATATATTGACACTCCTACTTACAAGACGGTATAAAGGATATATATTTCACACTATTAAAGTAGcagaaaataatttgaaagagagaatttaaaatttagaatttgaaatctttttctATCTAACATGTTAATGGTCCGAAGGGCGTGTCTGCTGTTTTTTCTATCTAACAAGAAATGAAGACTTACACTataggttttttcttttattcttttaatgtttacgttttaaatttttttaataaatctcgTGGTGCAAAAAGGCTATTTTAGTAGTACCTTTTAGACAACAAGtagcattatttatttttaaattattagtgatgaaaactaaaatatgagattttagattaaaaaaacgtatatttttaattaataatattcgtgataatacaagttatatatatatacactacataAATTTCAAactaaactaaagtttataagatttttgtgataaaattaatattttttataatttcatatttgaTTGAGGATATGCCaatgattataaaaaatattaattttattacaaaaatcttataaactttagtaataaaaattgtataatcactaatattattaaaatttccaACCCCAAGgcgcaaataatttttttttttttttttttttttgtagttttgaccccaaattttaattcttttttccaCCCTTGATTTTGACCCTCCCTCTCCATCATTCTTGTACTCTCCTTgtggggaaaaagaagaagagaaattcATGCATGTGGCCGTGTTTGAGGGTTTGGGTTTCTAAAGGAGATATCCGGCCCTCAAGGAATAGCACAAGGAAAACCTAATGGGCCAACTTATGGATTCATAATCAGTTTCTATCATTGTATGAATAATTCTTATTGCAGTCCTCGTGTCCTCACACGAGGACTGCTTTGTAGACTTAAATGAAACGCGAGCTTTTTGTTTAAGTGAAAGTTGAGAGAGAACAACGTACGAGAAGAAGCTGAATGATTTGCAAGGAGAAGGTAGAGAGAGAACCAACACCCAACCTCTTGCGCATTGCCACTGCACCATCTCCACTGGGCATCGCCATTGCGCCATCACAACTAGGCATCGCCACTGATcgaaaaatcttttttttttcttctcccaaTATTCTTCCCATGACTAGCATCATTAGAGCAATCTAGGCTAGATATAACGTCAGTGTGTATCAAAGGAATTTCGTACTTATCGTTGATCTCTTATTGTCGATTTTTACTTTCTTATTGGCaaagtgtttttctaagatttgGGTGGAGTTCGATTACGCCAGAGTCATAAAACGTCAGCGTTGCTTTTGGGAAGTTCTAAAACATTGACTTTCTCTACTTTTAccttttgaatttgaatttgttttatttttaaaggagAATGTGAACTTGGCTTGTTTGGTTGCAAGCAATGGAAAATAATGGGGTCTTGTTATGTTTGATTATAGAATTTCTTGGTTTAAGCGACCAGAGTGTTAATGAATTTTGTTTGTGGTGCTTGCAGGGTAATTGAGACTATTGACAATTTATGATTCTTTCGACTGTTAGTTGGAAATTTGAAGTCTTTCTATGTATTGGTTTTCAAGCAGTGTTGCAGGGTGCaacaaaatttttcctttttcaattagTGTTATTTTTCAAGTCTCTATCTACTAGTTTTATGGGATGTACTAAATTCAATAGAAAGAGctgtattttttactttttgtgcaAGAGATTTGTTGGTATATTTATATTTAGTCATAGCTGATTCATAGTTAGAAATCGAAATCAGTTGTGAAATCTAATGGAAAATTACGATTTTTAATAAAGATTCGCATCATCAAGTATGCATAGATGGGAAGAAATATTGGTCTACCCATTGCAGCATGTTGGCCAAGGAAGCCGTTGTGCTTTTTGTCGATGGTAGCCAGGGAGGTTGTTGGTAGTGGAGTATGTGACTCCATCGATGGTGGAGGAGGGCATCCCATCGATGGTGGAGGatattgttgagtactgtggagtctagTTCACACCGCtcaagcggaggcattggcctctcgagcgaaatcagacagattcgaacgctcgatgttagctcgacagtgagctcgggCGGATACGGGAAGGAAGTTCgttcgagcggaggcattggccgctcgagcgaagtcaggcagagttgaatgctcgatgtcagctcgacagtgagctcgagctgatgcgggaaggaagttcgctcgacacgCGCTCGatacgccgctcgagcgaacatacaTTTTACATAGCTCTAGggttttttccgccgtttgactatatatatgattgttaTATCATATGGCCGTACTGTAGAAACACTATGGATGTACAGTgattgatccatcattgtagtgtgatattcctcaataataaaatcctctgtagCTCccatggacgtaggcaatttgccgaaccacgtaaatcttgtgtcgtgtgtgattgtttttctcgttccatattctttttcaatttattgtcatcatttttcacaacaattggtatcaagagccaatgTTTGAGTCTGAGAAGaaatgatggctggagatgaattgaaggcatCGGGGAtcaagaagtttgatggcacggatttggAGATTGGAAGATAcaaatagaggactacctctatggaaagaaacttcatcttctactATTGGGaaagcaaccggaaaagatggatgatgctaattggaacctATTAGATCGACAGGTTCtaggggttattcgattaaccctatCAAGAttcgttgcacacaacgtcatcaaggagaagacgactgcggatctcatggcggctttatcaggtatgtatgaaaagccgttagcgaataacaaggtacatttgatgaaaaagttattcaatttgaagatagcagatggtacgtctgttgcacaacatctgaatgattttaatactatcacaaatcaattatcgtctgttgaaattgaatttgatgatgagataagtgcactgatactattggcttcactgtcaaatagttgggaagccataaGAATGGCTGTCAGTAATTCTATTGgtaaatctaaattgaaatatgatgatattcgtgatttaattttggctgaggaggtgcgcaggaaagattcaggcgagacctcgggtttgagttcaactctaaatgttgattctcgaggAAGATCACAAGACATGAACTCAAATAGAGGAAGATCAAATCAAAGTACAggagcaagagcaagtcgaggcctggtcagcaggcaacttgctggaattgtggcaaatcTGGCCACATAATGAATAACTACAAAAACACTAAGAAGaccgagaatgatagtgctaatgtggtaaatgaagaagtacaggatgcactattacTTGCAGTTCATAATCTAGTTGATGACTGTATACTGGATTCAGgagcttccttccatacatcttcccaccgagAGCTAATGTGAAACTATGTTGtaggtgattttgggaatgtgtatttggctgatggagaggctttgaacgtagtggaaatgagagacattgatattgcattccctggcaagaacaaatggaccttgcaaaaggtcaggcacattcttgagttgaagaagaatctcatttctgttgggcaactcgatgagtgtggtcattcagtgatgttctcagatagcaccttgaaggtcacaaaaggggtaTTGGTActggctcggggtaagaaaactggtacactatatatgactattaGTTTGATTGAGACTATTGCTACTACCATTGCAAAGAGCAaaacagatttgtggcattgcaggcttggccatatgagtcagaaagGTATGAAAGAACTTTTGTCTAGAGGCAaactaccagaactgaagtcagttgatctcagtatgtgtgaAAGTTGTGTTatgggaaaacaaaaaaaggttagcttcttgaaaagtggcaggacgcctaagacaggaagactggatcttgtgcacacagatgtgtggggtccttccccagtggcatctcttggaggttctcgctactatgtcacgttcattgatgaccatagtaggaaggtatgagtttatttttgaaacataaatctgatgtatttaatgtgttcaaaatttggaaagccatggttgagacagagacaggcttgaaactgaaatgtttgagatctgacaatggtggtgagtatgttgatggtgggttcaaggagtattgtgcagctctgggtatcagaatgaagaagaccattcctgggacaccacagcaaaattgagttgctgagcgtatgaacagaaccattaatgaacgtgctagaagcatgagattgcacgctggactaccacccactttctgggcagatgcagtcaacAATGTCATttacttgataaacagagggccatcagttccattagattgtggattgcctgaggaggtttggagcgggaaagaggtcaaattttctcaccttaaaacttttggttgtctttcttatgtgcttattgattatgatgctcgtagtaaacttgagactaaattaaagaaatgttatttcattagctatggagacgaggcatttcgctatcgtttctgggatgatcaaggtcggaagatcataaaaaacaggaatgtgattttcaatgagaaaattatgtacaaggataagtctagtacagcttctgtagtagctcctcaggagtcaaaatttgtaagattggatgacctaccagagatCACaatgcagtgtagagatgtgagtgacggggagagtgggtccagtgcacccattcctattattccccAAGCAGCTTCAGAACCGTCCACTCCTACAGTTGTAGTTcacaggtcagttaggactatacatCCTCCACATCGTTTCTCACCTAccttgaattacattctgttgacagatggttgAGAATCATAGAGTTACGacttgcaagatgaaaattctagcaagtgggagctggccatgaaaggtgagatggattccctgttagggaatcagacatgggagttgacagaacttccattaGGGAAGAAtacattacacaacaagtgagtgtaccggg
This genomic window from Carya illinoinensis cultivar Pawnee chromosome 7, C.illinoinensisPawnee_v1, whole genome shotgun sequence contains:
- the LOC122316734 gene encoding uncharacterized protein LOC122316734, which produces MAAENDVDLSTLKFQLSQTHELWKQEMEQSQSRVDILQAKLMEVKACLQGSEEDTKQELEVLWRRVKTTATLLTYLKSKARIMAIPHLAHSSCGIERLEGAGFVDKNGTPLAGWSKNIDLSPYNGPEEEAWVGISRQHGSLDAKDAAYTGEMLKSVQMVTDVMEALVKRVIIAESETAIEKDKVTSGQEEIKKKSVQIENMSLKLEEMEHFALGTNSILNEMRQRVEDLVEETSRQRQRAAENEQELCRVKRDFESLKSYVSSLITVRETLLSSEKQFQTIERLFERLVAKTTQLEGEKMQKEVEVQKLMEENVKLSALLDKKEAQLLAMNEQCKVMALSASNI